The Pseudoalteromonas rubra nucleotide sequence TCACTGAATACCGTCTGGCCACTGGCATTTACCTGAACAGCAACCGATGCCTTAAAACGCAAAAAGCCGCCCCAGTCTCGTAAATGGATTTGAGTATTCAGCAAATTCAGGCCGGTACCGGCCGCATGGCCAAATTGCTCAGTCTCGGAATGGAATAAAAAAGCGCGAATGTACATCAGCTGGGCATTTCGATAGCTGCTGCTGTCAAAGTAAAGATTGCCCAGATTGTTTTTAATATTGGCAATTATCTCTCTATCATCCGAGAGCATCATTGCTTCTTTCAGTATGCTGGTTGCCTTCTTGTGTTGTCCTGTAAATCGATAAACCACTGCCAGGTTGTTGGCTATACGTGCATATTGTTTCTCGTCGGCAACATAATTCAGCGCGCATTTGTTTAACTGCTCAGCATACTCGTAATCATGCATGCGACGATGATAAATCGCGACTGAACCAATAACATGAATATGCTCTCCCTGTAAGTATGCCTGCCACGAGTTCCGGCTCAACTGCGCGATAATATCAGACACCGCATCATAGTCGTGGGCCCGAACGCCCGATTCAAGCCCGGCGAGGTAAACCTGTAACAGGCCTTTGCTTGGCTCCGTCGGCAATTTATCCTGCGCCTGATGAAACAGTGCAACCGCCTGAGCCGGGTTTTTATCGTTCAACTCTTTCAACTGGTTAAGCGTTTTAAACAGCTCCGCTGGACTTAAAGCGACAGCGGCGGAAAACAACAAGCTTGTGAGCATAAGTCAGTGACACCTAATTACATTCTGGTTAAGCATGGTACAGATACAATTAATATACCAGAGAACAATTTCCAGGCAGATTGGTCAGCATTAATGCAATCCGCTCAAATAAGCCACAAAAAACCAATACAAAAAAACAATATATGTTAACAACGGTTGCGTTTTACATTTGAACCCAGTAGAGAAACAAGATAAGAAGCAACTAATTTTACTGGTAAAAAATAGGCAAAAAACACAAATATAAAAATATTAATATGAGAATTCTCATTTTCTTGTTTACATTTGGAAAACACTGCGATAGCATGTGGGTGTTCCTTAGGGCATGACTCATCACACAAGTCATTCCAATTGAACTCCCGAGAAGTAGAGCTTACCAACAAGGATGTTGGTTTATTGGGTATTTCCTGGCACAGTTTTTGTTGCTATTGGAGGTTAGGCAGGACATTTCCTGCCTTTTTTTTTGCTTTGCTCCCGGCCCATTTTACTTGCCAACATGGCTTGTATTTGGGTAAATTTGCTAAAAACAGCATGACTAATACCATGACACTCAGACACCCCCACTCCGTACTCGTCATCATTTATAACAGCCACAATGAATTCTTACTGTTGCAACGTGCCGATGACCCTGATTTCTGGCAATCCGTTACGGGTGGAATTGACCCCGGAGAAGCGCCCATTGAAACCGCATACAGAGAACTACTAGAAGAAACCGGTATTAACGCCAAAGCACTTGGGCTGAGTATTCAGGACCATCAAAAATGCAATCAATACACCATCAGAGAGCAATGGCGGCATAGGTATATAGCGGGTGCGAATATTAACACTGAGTATGTATTTAGTATCTGCGTGCCGGCAAACTGTGACGTGCAGCTCGCACCTGGGGAACACCTGGCTTATCGCTGGCTCACCCAGCAACGTGCTGCTGAGCAAGCCTGGTCAAGCAGCAACAGCCAGGAAATTTTGTCTATTAAGCTGGCTTAAATAGGAGGGTTTGCCAGGTAATGGATGCCC carries:
- a CDS encoding tetratricopeptide repeat protein; amino-acid sequence: MLTSLLFSAAVALSPAELFKTLNQLKELNDKNPAQAVALFHQAQDKLPTEPSKGLLQVYLAGLESGVRAHDYDAVSDIIAQLSRNSWQAYLQGEHIHVIGSVAIYHRRMHDYEYAEQLNKCALNYVADEKQYARIANNLAVVYRFTGQHKKATSILKEAMMLSDDREIIANIKNNLGNLYFDSSSYRNAQLMYIRAFLFHSETEQFGHAAGTGLNLLNTQIHLRDWGGFLRFKASVAVQVNASGQTVFSDFYQWQLAVFDTVVEKRQLQATTQEKLIASMPTLIGSELTPSVDLYVQLLNNMPISEAWRKAKAKQQPTQINKPDGGRIVIKRWCNRGASSTTQS
- the nudB gene encoding dihydroneopterin triphosphate diphosphatase yields the protein MTLRHPHSVLVIIYNSHNEFLLLQRADDPDFWQSVTGGIDPGEAPIETAYRELLEETGINAKALGLSIQDHQKCNQYTIREQWRHRYIAGANINTEYVFSICVPANCDVQLAPGEHLAYRWLTQQRAAEQAWSSSNSQEILSIKLA